One segment of Anguilla anguilla isolate fAngAng1 chromosome 1, fAngAng1.pri, whole genome shotgun sequence DNA contains the following:
- the LOC118225271 gene encoding ras-related protein Rab-39A-like, which produces MDVLWQYQFRIILLGDSTVGKSSLLKRFTDGVYSDVADPTVGVDFYARSLDIEPGVKIKLQLWDTAGQERFRSITTSYYRNSVGGLLVFDLTNRKSFEHVRDWHREVSEHVLPHHMVFLLIGHKSDLGRERRVPREEAERLAAALGVRYVETSAKSNSNVERAFQMLARDVYELMRSGEIATRDGWDGVKSGFNGKILLPADEEPAPESKCQC; this is translated from the exons ATGGATGTTCTGTGGCAATATCAGTTCAGGATCATCTTGCTAGGGGACTCGACGGTGGGGAAATCGTCCTTGCTCAAACGCTTCACCGACGGTGTGTACAGCGATGTGGCGGACCCGACGGTCGGAGTGGATTTCTACGCGCGCTCGCTTGACATCGAACCTGGGGTGAAAATTAAGCTCCAGCTTTGGGACACCGCCGGCCAAGAGAGGTTCAG GTCAATCACAACCTCCTACTACCGGAACTCGGTGGGCGGGCTCCTGGTGTTCGACCTGACCAATCGCAAGTCGTTTGAGCACGTGCGCGACTGGCACCGGGAGGTGAGCGAGCACGTGCTGCCGCACCACATGGTCTTCCTCCTGATTGGCCACAAGAGCGACCTGGGGCGGGAGCGGCGGGTGCcgcgggaggaggcggagcgTCTGGCGGCGGCGCTGGGCGTGCGCTACGTGGAGACGTCGGCCAAGAGCAACAGCAACGTGGAGCGGGCCTTCCAGATGCTGGCGCGGGACGTGTACGAGCTGATGCGCTCCGGCGAGATCGCCACGCGCGACGGCTGGGACGGCGTCAAGAGCGGCTTCAACGGCAAGATCCTGCTGCCCGCCGACGAGGAGCCGGCGCCCGAGAGCAAGTGCCAGTGCTGA